Proteins from one Thermobifida alba genomic window:
- a CDS encoding ATP-binding protein, giving the protein MRIDRLDLIAFGPFTDLSLPLDAPGVHIVFGPNEAGKSTALHALEQLLYGIGLRSPHTFVHGNDLRLGAVVRGADGEVLEFVRLKKRKDPLVAPDGTPLPEEALLRLLHGVDRTVFTTAFALDLKTLREGGEQLARGGGEIGEALAAAHSAHDLRRLRQRLEEERDSLFLRNGRKQAVARGVEEYRALDEQLRAARTLPTEYRSRQAAVEEARARTEDLKRRLGELRGELAGLERIAQTLPALRERAHLLRRIDELAAQGPLAPADLAHRVAQFEEQARSAQEALERTGRAVADAERELADLTMDPRLARALPQVERLARSQERVRAEEARVVELDRAAARARDRARALLREVRPDADLSDLAGTAVTPALRDRVDELHREHLRLRARLDEAREEAARQESRHATAARQLAQRPAPGSGERIAAALSAVPEDLPEAWTAAADAVGEAEAARDRVLADAGWAREDAEALAAARVPGRDQVAAVRERWRDTERERRRTDQELSRVAAERERARLELERLDHDGHVPSEEELRAAREDRDALWRRVREGDRDEAVLTAHERAAADADALADRALSAARVLVRRQELRAALDSARVESARLREEADRLAADADDLDRRWRGWWPDPVLPAPEVDAAETVLDRLGELKRCHERLTAASRALAEVRERTAAHAARLHEVLVEEGVAAPDPGAGSPERARTLLAELRELAAAELDRRDLAAREREELSRALQDAERALAEARSRHGAVQESLAAWEEEWAEVAASLSLPGDRRPGEALDDLARFARAAELAAEAEGHAAEAEALRETVAAFHGALDGLLGDCGRPVPAEAAERHPALEALHAEAEEQRRLEQRRTVLAETLESLRESARTEEARRTAAEAALAELCRQVGVSSTAELHAAVARGREAGELRAGVETLERSIVSTWDGGLAEAEAAVAGADRETLAARIAEVQEEIGRLDTEYAEAIGAWEKARGELAAVDGSEEAARAAQHRAEVLARLAEDAERYTRLLLAHTVLVRCLEEYRRAHQDPILGRAQELFAALTGHRFTGLDSDLDDSGATVLRVRRDTGEQLATHQLSEGTLDQLYLALRLATLERYAAEGRSMPFVLDDVFMAFDEERTVAGLRVLDSLADRFQPVVFTHHAHLADLALQALPEGRVHVHRLRRFAPERPASAGVRQGSGVPPHPGSSERLCRDCGSPFAHRGRGRPPARCPECR; this is encoded by the coding sequence GTGAGGATCGACCGGCTGGACCTGATCGCCTTCGGTCCGTTCACCGACCTGTCGCTGCCGCTGGACGCCCCCGGCGTGCACATCGTCTTCGGCCCCAACGAGGCGGGCAAGAGCACCGCGCTGCACGCCCTGGAGCAGCTGCTGTACGGCATCGGCCTGCGCAGCCCGCACACCTTCGTGCACGGCAACGACCTGCGGCTGGGCGCGGTGGTCCGCGGCGCGGACGGCGAGGTCCTGGAGTTCGTCCGGCTCAAGAAGCGCAAGGACCCCCTCGTCGCCCCCGACGGGACCCCGCTGCCCGAGGAGGCGCTGCTGCGCCTGCTGCACGGCGTCGACCGGACCGTCTTCACCACCGCCTTCGCCCTGGACCTGAAGACCCTGCGGGAGGGCGGGGAGCAGCTGGCGCGCGGCGGGGGCGAGATCGGCGAGGCGCTGGCCGCCGCCCACTCCGCCCACGACCTCCGCCGCCTGCGGCAGCGCCTGGAGGAGGAGCGCGACAGCCTGTTCCTCCGCAACGGCCGCAAACAGGCCGTGGCCCGGGGGGTGGAGGAGTACCGCGCCCTGGACGAGCAGCTGCGCGCCGCGCGCACCCTCCCCACCGAGTACCGCAGCCGGCAGGCCGCCGTCGAGGAGGCCCGGGCCCGCACGGAGGACCTGAAGCGCCGGCTGGGCGAACTCCGCGGGGAGCTGGCCGGCCTGGAGCGGATCGCCCAGACGCTGCCCGCGCTGCGCGAGCGGGCGCACCTGCTCCGGCGGATCGACGAGCTGGCGGCCCAGGGGCCGCTCGCGCCCGCGGACCTCGCCCACCGCGTCGCCCAGTTCGAGGAGCAGGCCCGCAGCGCGCAGGAGGCCCTGGAGCGGACCGGGCGGGCCGTCGCCGACGCGGAGCGCGAACTGGCCGACCTGACCATGGACCCGCGCCTGGCGCGGGCCCTGCCCCAGGTCGAGCGGCTCGCCCGGTCCCAGGAGCGCGTCCGGGCCGAGGAGGCGCGCGTCGTCGAGTTGGACCGCGCGGCGGCGCGGGCCCGCGACCGGGCCCGCGCCCTGCTGCGCGAGGTCCGCCCCGACGCCGACCTGTCGGACCTGGCCGGGACCGCGGTCACCCCGGCGCTGCGCGACCGGGTCGACGAGCTCCACCGGGAGCACCTGCGGCTGCGCGCCCGCCTCGACGAGGCCCGGGAGGAGGCCGCACGCCAGGAGAGCCGCCACGCCACCGCCGCCCGGCAGCTGGCGCAGCGGCCCGCCCCGGGCTCCGGGGAGCGGATCGCGGCGGCCCTGTCCGCGGTCCCCGAGGACCTGCCGGAGGCGTGGACCGCGGCGGCCGACGCCGTCGGCGAGGCCGAGGCCGCGCGCGACCGGGTCCTCGCCGACGCGGGGTGGGCCCGCGAGGACGCCGAGGCGCTGGCCGCCGCCCGGGTCCCCGGCCGCGACCAGGTCGCCGCGGTGCGGGAGCGGTGGCGCGACACCGAACGGGAGCGGCGGCGCACCGACCAGGAGCTGTCCCGGGTCGCCGCGGAACGGGAGCGCGCACGGCTGGAGCTGGAGCGGCTGGACCACGACGGGCACGTGCCCTCCGAGGAGGAGCTGCGCGCCGCGCGCGAGGACCGCGACGCGCTGTGGCGGCGGGTCCGCGAGGGCGACCGCGACGAGGCGGTGCTGACGGCCCACGAGCGGGCGGCGGCCGACGCCGACGCCCTGGCCGACCGGGCGCTCTCGGCCGCCCGCGTGCTGGTCAGGCGCCAGGAGCTGCGTGCGGCCCTGGACTCCGCGCGGGTCGAGTCGGCGCGGCTGCGCGAGGAGGCGGACCGGCTCGCCGCGGACGCCGACGACCTGGACCGGCGGTGGCGCGGGTGGTGGCCCGACCCGGTGCTGCCCGCCCCGGAGGTGGACGCCGCCGAGACCGTCCTGGACCGCCTCGGCGAGCTGAAGCGGTGCCACGAACGGCTCACGGCGGCGTCCCGGGCCCTGGCCGAGGTCCGCGAGCGGACGGCCGCGCACGCGGCCCGGCTCCACGAGGTCCTCGTCGAGGAGGGCGTGGCGGCCCCCGACCCCGGCGCCGGCTCCCCCGAGCGGGCCCGGACCCTGCTGGCGGAGCTGCGGGAGCTCGCCGCCGCCGAACTGGACCGCCGTGACCTGGCGGCCCGGGAACGGGAGGAGCTGAGCCGCGCGCTGCAGGACGCGGAGCGCGCCCTGGCCGAGGCGCGGTCCCGGCACGGCGCGGTCCAGGAGTCCCTGGCCGCCTGGGAGGAGGAGTGGGCCGAGGTGGCCGCCTCCCTGTCGCTGCCCGGGGACCGCCGTCCCGGGGAGGCGCTGGACGACCTCGCCCGATTCGCCCGGGCCGCCGAACTCGCCGCGGAGGCGGAGGGGCACGCCGCGGAGGCGGAGGCGCTGCGGGAGACCGTCGCGGCCTTCCACGGCGCCCTGGACGGCCTGCTCGGCGACTGCGGCCGCCCGGTCCCCGCGGAGGCGGCCGAACGCCACCCGGCCCTGGAGGCCCTGCACGCGGAGGCCGAGGAGCAGCGGCGCCTGGAGCAGCGGCGCACGGTGCTCGCCGAGACCCTGGAGTCCCTGCGGGAGAGCGCGCGCACCGAGGAGGCCCGGCGGACCGCCGCGGAGGCGGCGCTGGCCGAACTGTGCCGGCAGGTCGGGGTGTCCTCCACCGCCGAACTGCACGCGGCCGTCGCGCGCGGCCGCGAGGCGGGGGAGCTGCGCGCCGGGGTGGAGACGCTGGAGCGCAGCATCGTGTCCACCTGGGACGGCGGGCTGGCCGAGGCGGAGGCCGCCGTGGCCGGGGCCGACCGGGAGACCCTCGCCGCCCGGATCGCCGAGGTGCAGGAGGAGATCGGCCGGCTCGACACGGAGTACGCCGAGGCCATCGGCGCCTGGGAGAAGGCCCGGGGGGAGCTGGCTGCGGTCGACGGGTCGGAGGAGGCGGCCCGGGCCGCCCAGCACAGGGCGGAGGTCCTCGCCCGGCTCGCCGAGGACGCCGAGCGGTACACCCGCCTGCTGCTGGCCCACACCGTCCTGGTGCGGTGCCTGGAGGAGTACCGCCGCGCCCACCAGGACCCGATCCTGGGCCGGGCGCAGGAGCTGTTCGCCGCGCTCACCGGCCACCGGTTCACGGGGTTGGACAGCGACCTCGACGACAGCGGCGCCACCGTGCTGCGGGTGCGGCGGGACACCGGGGAGCAGCTGGCCACCCACCAGTTGAGCGAGGGCACCCTCGACCAGCTCTACCTGGCGCTGCGGTTGGCGACCCTGGAGCGCTACGCCGCCGAGGGGCGCTCCATGCCGTTCGTGCTCGACGACGTGTTCATGGCCTTCGACGAGGAGCGCACCGTGGCGGGGCTGCGGGTGCTCGACTCCCTGGCGGACCGCTTCCAGCCGGTGGTGTTCACCCACCACGCGCACCTGGCCGACCTGGCCCTCCAGGCGCTGCCCGAGGGGCGGGTCCACGTCCACCGGCTGCGGCGGTTCGCCCCGGAGCGGCCCGCCTCCGCGGGCGTGCGGCAGGGCTCCGGCGTCCCGCCGCACCCGGGGTCTTCGGAGCGGCTCTGCCGGGACTGCGGGTCCCCCTTCGCCCACCGGGGGCGGGGCCGTCCCCCCGCCCGCTGCCCGGAGTGCCGGTGA
- a CDS encoding metallophosphoesterase family protein, with product MKLLHAADLHVDSPLRGLSRYEGAPAEQLRGATRRALENLVDLALAEEVTAVLLAGDVYDGDWPDYNTGLFFTRQMGRLRAADIPVYLIAGNHDAQNSMTRTLTLSLPENVHYFPTDRPDTVVDEQRGLAVHGQGFARYDITDNLAVHYPPPVSGLFNVGLLHTALGGREGHERYAPCSLDDLVDRGYEYWALGHVHQRRVEYDADVKVVFPGNVQGRHAREAGPKGCTLVTVDDRHRVTGLRHHDLDTAARWHELRVDVRGARDLTDVFGLVAEQLGKTLDSDTEPDRVHAVRVVAEGPTDAHEALHRDHETLLNELRSLAAQRADTWVEKLRLETSPPEERSPADHLDDLGGTLRRVGEQLGGDPALLREVVEGSGVLARLPDELRRELRDPERQRALAAEAVELLLARLEDAR from the coding sequence ATGAAGCTGCTGCACGCCGCCGACCTGCACGTCGACAGTCCGCTGCGCGGGCTGTCCCGCTACGAGGGGGCCCCGGCCGAGCAGTTGCGCGGGGCCACCCGGCGCGCCCTGGAGAACCTGGTGGACCTCGCGCTGGCCGAGGAGGTCACCGCGGTGCTGCTCGCCGGGGACGTCTACGACGGGGACTGGCCCGACTACAACACCGGGCTGTTCTTCACCCGGCAGATGGGACGGCTGCGCGCGGCCGACATCCCCGTCTACCTGATCGCGGGCAACCACGACGCGCAGAACTCGATGACGCGGACGCTGACCCTCTCCCTGCCGGAGAACGTGCACTACTTCCCCACCGACCGCCCCGACACGGTGGTCGACGAGCAGCGCGGGCTGGCCGTCCACGGCCAGGGCTTCGCCCGCTACGACATCACCGACAACCTGGCCGTGCACTACCCCCCGCCGGTGTCCGGCCTGTTCAACGTCGGGCTGCTGCACACCGCGCTGGGCGGCCGCGAGGGGCACGAGCGGTACGCGCCGTGCAGCCTCGACGACCTGGTCGACCGCGGCTACGAGTACTGGGCGCTGGGCCACGTCCACCAGCGCAGGGTCGAGTACGACGCCGACGTCAAGGTCGTCTTCCCCGGCAACGTCCAGGGGCGGCACGCCCGCGAGGCCGGCCCCAAGGGCTGCACCCTCGTCACCGTGGACGACCGCCACCGGGTCACCGGACTGCGCCACCACGACCTCGACACCGCCGCCCGCTGGCACGAACTGCGGGTGGACGTCCGCGGCGCCCGCGACCTCACCGACGTGTTCGGGCTCGTCGCCGAGCAGCTCGGCAAGACGCTCGACTCCGACACCGAACCGGACCGCGTGCACGCCGTGCGGGTGGTGGCCGAGGGGCCCACCGACGCGCACGAGGCGCTGCACCGCGACCACGAGACCCTCCTCAACGAGCTGCGGTCCCTGGCCGCCCAGCGCGCCGACACCTGGGTGGAGAAACTCCGGTTGGAGACCTCCCCGCCCGAGGAGCGCTCCCCCGCCGACCACCTGGACGACCTGGGCGGCACGCTGCGGAGGGTGGGTGAGCAGCTCGGCGGCGACCCCGCGCTGCTGCGCGAGGTCGTCGAGGGCTCGGGCGTCCTGGCCCGGCTGCCGGACGAGCTGCGCCGGGAGCTGCGCGACCCCGAACGGCAGCGCGCCCTGGCCGCCGAGGCCGTCGAGCTGCTGCTCGCCCGGCTGGAGGACGCCCGGTGA
- a CDS encoding aldo/keto reductase family protein — protein sequence MEFRHLGSSGLVVSEIAYGNWITHGSQVEEDAAVACVHAALDEGITTFDTADVYAQGRAEEVLGRALKGQRRDGVEIFSKVYWPVGPGKNDRGLSRKHIVRGVEESLRRLGTDYLDLYQAHRFDYATPLEETLRAFDDLVRQGKVLYVGVSEWRAEEIERALKVADEMGLDRIVSNQPQYNMLWRVIESEVVPLCEREGLGQIVWSPIAQGVLTGKYKPGQPPPAGSRATDEKSGANFVRRLLDDQTLLERVQQLPPLAAEAGLTPAQLAVAWVLQNPNVSAAIIGASRPEQVRDNAKAAGVRLDAELMRRVDEILGDSVQRDPALTASPKERP from the coding sequence ATGGAATTCCGTCATCTTGGCAGCAGCGGACTCGTCGTCAGCGAGATCGCCTACGGCAACTGGATCACCCACGGCTCCCAGGTCGAGGAGGACGCGGCCGTGGCGTGCGTGCACGCCGCGCTGGACGAGGGCATCACCACGTTCGACACCGCCGACGTCTACGCCCAGGGCCGCGCCGAGGAGGTGCTGGGACGCGCGCTGAAGGGGCAGCGCCGCGACGGCGTGGAGATCTTCTCCAAGGTGTACTGGCCGGTAGGGCCCGGGAAGAACGACCGGGGCCTGTCACGCAAGCACATCGTCCGCGGGGTGGAGGAGTCGCTGCGCCGCCTGGGCACCGACTACCTGGACCTGTACCAGGCGCACCGGTTCGACTACGCCACCCCGCTGGAGGAGACCCTGCGGGCCTTCGACGACCTGGTGCGCCAGGGCAAGGTCCTCTACGTCGGCGTGTCGGAGTGGCGGGCCGAGGAGATCGAACGGGCGCTGAAGGTCGCCGACGAGATGGGCCTGGACCGGATCGTCTCCAACCAGCCGCAGTACAACATGCTGTGGCGGGTGATCGAGTCCGAGGTGGTGCCGCTGTGCGAGCGTGAGGGCCTGGGGCAGATCGTGTGGTCGCCGATCGCCCAGGGCGTGCTGACCGGCAAGTACAAGCCGGGCCAGCCGCCGCCCGCGGGTTCCCGGGCCACCGACGAGAAGTCCGGGGCGAACTTCGTCCGGCGCCTCCTGGACGACCAGACCCTGCTGGAGCGGGTGCAGCAGCTGCCGCCGCTGGCCGCCGAGGCCGGCCTGACCCCGGCGCAGCTCGCGGTGGCGTGGGTGCTGCAGAACCCGAACGTGTCCGCGGCGATCATCGGCGCCTCCCGCCCCGAGCAGGTGCGCGACAACGCCAAGGCCGCGGGCGTCCGGCTCGACGCCGAACTGATGCGCCGCGTCGACGAGATCCTGGGCGACTCCGTACAGCGCGACCCGGCGCTGACCGCCAGCCCGAAGGAGCGCCCGTAG
- a CDS encoding DUF3043 domain-containing protein: protein MSNSTQSETDQAPARKGYSPKKGVPTPKRREATQQLRRPLAAPKTRREAYKQLRERERRRRQRERAGLVNPEDRYIRPQDLGAARALARDYVDSRRTVSEFFLYFSLAIIVLLFLPLVQVQLFVTYVVWPMMIVTMIIEGFFTARRVKRLIAEHYPRETENVRGAGMYAVMRQLQIRKLRLPKPRVGVGDDFLAKHRR, encoded by the coding sequence ATGAGCAACTCCACCCAGTCCGAGACCGACCAGGCGCCCGCCCGCAAGGGGTACTCCCCGAAGAAGGGGGTGCCCACGCCCAAACGCAGGGAGGCGACCCAGCAGCTGCGCAGGCCGCTGGCGGCGCCCAAGACGCGCCGGGAAGCCTACAAGCAGCTGCGGGAGCGGGAACGGCGCAGGCGGCAGCGGGAGCGGGCGGGGCTGGTCAACCCCGAGGACCGCTACATCCGCCCCCAGGACCTGGGTGCGGCACGCGCCCTGGCCCGCGACTACGTCGACTCGCGCCGCACGGTCAGCGAGTTCTTCCTGTACTTCTCGCTGGCCATCATCGTGCTGCTGTTCCTGCCGCTGGTGCAGGTCCAGCTGTTCGTCACCTACGTCGTGTGGCCCATGATGATTGTGACAATGATCATCGAAGGCTTCTTCACCGCGCGCCGCGTCAAGCGGCTGATCGCCGAGCACTACCCCCGGGAGACCGAGAACGTGCGCGGCGCGGGCATGTACGCGGTCATGCGCCAGCTGCAGATCCGCAAGCTGCGGCTGCCCAAGCCGCGGGTGGGCGTGGGCGACGACTTCCTGGCCAAGCACCGCCGCTGA
- a CDS encoding PspA/IM30 family protein, with amino-acid sequence MSVFQRLSMIFKSKANKALDAAEDPRETLDYSYQKQLELLQKVRRGVADVATSRKRIELQIQQLDQQANKLTNQGRAALAQGREDLAREALQRKSGLQSQIDSLREQHAQLQGEEQKLTLAAQRLQAKVDAFRTRKETIKATYTAAQAQTQISEAFSGISEEMGDVGMAIQRAEDKTAELQARAGAVDELLASGALDDLTGTSRDDIQAELDRMASTDGVERELEAMKRELGSGGSTSPKQIEGGGA; translated from the coding sequence ATGAGCGTGTTTCAGCGACTTTCCATGATCTTCAAGTCCAAGGCGAACAAAGCCCTGGACGCCGCGGAGGACCCGCGCGAGACCCTCGACTACTCGTACCAGAAACAGCTGGAGCTGCTGCAGAAGGTGCGACGCGGAGTGGCTGACGTCGCCACGTCCCGTAAGCGTATCGAACTGCAGATCCAGCAGTTGGACCAGCAGGCCAACAAGCTGACCAACCAGGGCCGGGCCGCGCTGGCGCAGGGGCGCGAGGACCTCGCCCGCGAGGCCCTGCAGCGCAAGTCCGGGCTGCAGAGCCAGATCGACAGCCTGCGCGAGCAGCACGCCCAGCTGCAGGGCGAGGAGCAGAAGCTCACCCTGGCCGCCCAGCGCCTGCAGGCCAAGGTCGACGCCTTCCGCACCCGCAAGGAGACCATCAAGGCCACCTACACCGCGGCCCAGGCCCAGACCCAGATCAGCGAGGCGTTCTCCGGCATCTCCGAGGAGATGGGCGACGTCGGCATGGCCATCCAGCGCGCCGAGGACAAGACCGCCGAGCTGCAGGCGCGCGCCGGAGCCGTCGACGAGCTGCTCGCCTCGGGCGCCCTCGACGACCTCACCGGCACCAGCCGCGACGACATCCAGGCCGAGCTGGACCGCATGGCCAGCACCGACGGCGTGGAGCGGGAGCTGGAGGCGATGAAGCGCGAGCTCGGCAGCGGCGGAAGCACCTCCCCCAAGCAGATCGAGGGAGGTGGCGCGTGA
- the pspAA gene encoding PspA-associated protein PspAA: MIVRIMGEGQLDLSEADLDVLNAFDRKLEEAIESGDEAVFRVALHDLLARVRADGKPLPDDSLQPSQYILPPPDASMEEVRAMLGEEGLIPESN; the protein is encoded by the coding sequence GTGATCGTCCGCATCATGGGCGAGGGGCAGCTCGACCTGTCCGAAGCCGACCTCGACGTGCTCAACGCGTTCGACCGCAAGCTGGAGGAGGCCATCGAGTCGGGCGACGAGGCGGTCTTCCGCGTCGCGCTGCACGACCTGCTGGCCCGGGTCCGCGCCGACGGCAAGCCGCTGCCCGACGACTCCCTCCAGCCGTCGCAGTACATCCTCCCTCCGCCCGACGCGAGCATGGAAGAGGTGCGGGCCATGCTCGGCGAGGAGGGCTTGATCCCCGAGAGCAACTAG
- the htpX gene encoding zinc metalloprotease HtpX, with translation MAGDRFIPDRGLTVRMVATMALLALVYAAFVVALLWVGMPWWLVLLVVVGVALVQYFGSDRIAMTALGAREVTERQDPELHAVVDRLCALADMPKPRVAVARTDVPNAFATGHSGRSTVVCVTTGLRRRLDNVELEAVIAHELSHVAHRDVAVMTVAAFLGIVAGFLVQAGMRFAFLAGGGRSREGGPAPAVVALLVVAVSAAVWALSFLLTRALSRYRELAADRAAAHLTARPSALSSALTKISGDMARIPTRDLRQVEPFNAFFFAPALARGGFSLGSLLSTHPPVERRLAQLAEISRRIGREA, from the coding sequence GTGGCAGGCGACAGGTTCATCCCCGACCGGGGGCTGACCGTCCGGATGGTGGCGACGATGGCCCTGCTGGCCCTCGTCTACGCGGCCTTCGTCGTGGCGCTGCTGTGGGTGGGCATGCCGTGGTGGCTGGTCCTCCTCGTCGTGGTGGGCGTGGCGCTCGTCCAGTACTTCGGCTCCGACCGGATCGCCATGACCGCGCTGGGCGCCCGCGAGGTCACCGAGCGCCAGGATCCCGAGCTGCACGCGGTCGTGGACCGGTTGTGCGCCCTGGCGGACATGCCCAAACCGAGGGTGGCGGTGGCGCGCACCGACGTGCCCAACGCCTTCGCCACCGGGCACAGCGGCAGGAGCACGGTGGTGTGCGTCACCACCGGGCTGCGCCGCCGGCTCGACAACGTCGAGCTGGAGGCGGTCATCGCGCACGAGCTGTCCCACGTGGCGCACCGCGACGTGGCCGTGATGACCGTCGCCGCCTTCCTCGGCATCGTCGCGGGCTTCCTGGTCCAGGCGGGGATGCGGTTCGCCTTCCTGGCCGGGGGCGGCCGCAGCCGGGAGGGCGGGCCCGCCCCCGCCGTCGTGGCGCTGCTGGTGGTCGCGGTCAGCGCCGCGGTGTGGGCGCTCAGCTTCCTGCTGACCCGGGCGCTCTCCCGCTACCGGGAACTGGCCGCCGACCGCGCCGCGGCCCACCTGACCGCCCGCCCCTCGGCGCTGAGCAGCGCGCTGACCAAGATCAGCGGGGACATGGCCCGCATCCCCACCCGGGACCTGCGCCAGGTCGAACCGTTCAACGCCTTCTTCTTCGCCCCCGCGCTCGCCCGCGGGGGGTTCAGCCTCGGCTCGCTGCTGTCCACCCACCCCCCGGTCGAGCGGCGGCTCGCGCAGCTCGCCGAGATCTCCCGCCGGATCGGAAGGGAGGCCTGA
- the pspAB gene encoding PspA-associated protein PspAB has translation MPRQDRRGARGRVAGLLRALLGRGRPRRADLDRLFALPAAAVTLQAATGLTPTGAASVSFRAAEGQAFAALQREITELLDADGGPGTEVRRDEYGYTWLVVRSGTADGLTGLVTDLHAVNSTLESAGFGPLLLCSLVVFAAPDGRRLALVYLYRRGTFYPFAPKGEHSRDNALELQVSAALEGELAVEPDKSRWFPVYGAPGL, from the coding sequence GTGCCACGGCAGGACCGCCGGGGCGCGCGGGGGAGGGTCGCCGGCCTCCTCCGCGCCCTGCTGGGCCGCGGCCGGCCCCGCAGAGCCGACCTGGACCGGCTGTTCGCCCTCCCGGCGGCGGCCGTGACCCTGCAGGCGGCCACGGGGCTCACCCCCACCGGAGCCGCCTCGGTGTCCTTCCGGGCCGCCGAGGGGCAGGCGTTCGCCGCGCTGCAGCGGGAGATCACCGAACTGCTCGACGCGGACGGGGGGCCCGGGACCGAGGTCAGGCGCGACGAGTACGGCTACACCTGGCTGGTGGTGCGCTCCGGGACGGCCGACGGGCTCACCGGACTGGTCACCGACCTGCACGCGGTCAACTCCACCCTGGAGAGCGCCGGGTTCGGGCCGCTGCTGCTGTGCTCGCTGGTGGTCTTCGCCGCCCCCGACGGACGCCGGCTGGCCCTGGTCTACCTGTACCGGCGGGGCACGTTCTACCCCTTCGCCCCCAAGGGGGAGCACAGCCGGGACAACGCCCTGGAACTCCAGGTCAGCGCCGCGCTGGAGGGGGAGCTGGCGGTGGAGCCGGACAAGAGCCGCTGGTTCCCGGTCTACGGGGCCCCCGGCCTGTGA